The DNA region GTCGTGCACCTGGGCACCACCAGCAAGATCCTCACCCCCACGCTCGGGATCGGCTGGCTGGTGGCGGATCCGGCCGTCGCCGAGGCCGTGCTCGCGTATCGCGAACTCACCGGCACCAGCCCGGCGCCCGCCGGGCAGCAGGTGGTCGCCGAACTGGCCCGCAACGGCGACCTGGCCCGGCATCTGCGCCGCCTACGCCGCGACATGCCCGCCCGGCGCGCCCTGGTGCTGGCCGAGCTGGGCCGCCACGGCCTGGAGGTGCGCGGCGACGACGCGGGCTCGCACGTCTTCGTCCCGCTCGCGACCGCGGACCAGGAGGATCGCGCGATCGCCGCCGCCCGCGCGAACGGCGTCTACCTGGACGGGCTGATCCGCCACCACGTCGGCCCCCGGCGCACCTTCGGCATCGCCCTCGGATACGCCGCCCTACCTGCTGCGGACCTGCCCGGCGCGGTCCGGTTGGCCGGGTCCGCGCTGGCCCGGGTCGTACAGTGGACCGCATGACCGAAAAGGACATCCACGCGCGTATCAAGGAACTCGTGGATCGTGAGCACGAGCTGCGCGCCCAGACCACCGGCGGCGAACTCGACCCGGAGGCCGAACGCCGCCAGCTAGCCGATATCGAGGTCCAACTCGACCAGTGCTGGGACCTGCTCCGTCAGCGCCGCGCCCGCCTCGACCAGGGCCGCAACCCCGACGAGGCCCAGCCCAGTTCCCCCCGCCAGGTCGAGGGCTATCTGCAGTAGCAACCCCAGCACCCGCAGGCCGGGGCCGCCCACACCGAGCGTCCCCGAATCTGTGTCCGGCCCAGGTCGGGACCGGCGTGCCGGAGCGGCCGGCCGGACCGAGTTGGGCACGC from Nocardia tengchongensis includes:
- a CDS encoding DUF2630 family protein translates to MTEKDIHARIKELVDREHELRAQTTGGELDPEAERRQLADIEVQLDQCWDLLRQRRARLDQGRNPDEAQPSSPRQVEGYLQ